From the Hylaeus volcanicus isolate JK05 chromosome 4, UHH_iyHylVolc1.0_haploid, whole genome shotgun sequence genome, one window contains:
- the LOC128875951 gene encoding palmitoyltransferase Hip14: MYALKMQTACQSEASVEPDDPSTHHQEPARPPVQDCSSFDIVRATQFGALDRVTELVEAGADVNQPDSETVTLLHWAAINNRKDIVKYLIAKGAVVDAIGGELASTPLHWATRQGHLATVVLLMRAGADPTLRDSEGFSCIHLAAQFGHTSIVAYLVAKGVNPNMPDRTAMTPLMWSAYKVNSLDPTRLLLTLGASHSLADNLHGNTALHWAIIAENSTAIFTLVNHGASLDVPNMRDETAMTLLGRHIGAAWLGHKINQEIKEKQGRSRTWCRDKRMRWYCMVSTPFIVFYAIGMIFHSGLEYLEKIGAFIILYMALYLTNHFVFDERLCHILPMSIYLATKMWIYVTWIFWLGLHAAWYLWLLLVGGSVPLWICFLQSWRGDPGVITATHEDKLNTIIELAESGGFEPQSFCSSCLVRRPLRSKHCSTCDRCVARFDHHCPWVNNCIGAHNHKYFLVFLVSLLGLCIVILSASVQYWQFECWTNLTNGHTADNYLVAAATCDAWVMWITANTSLHFFWVGMLLACQCYQIMVLGMTTNERMNAGRYAHFKQGNPFHRGALQNIADFCNVSFCGVKAKPSSDWLHSFDHKQSIEKLPLLATKDNFQYI; the protein is encoded by the exons ATGTATGCGTTAAAAATGCAAACTGCCTGCCAAAGTGAAGCCAGCGTGGAGCCTGATGATCCAAGTACTCATCATCAGGAACCTGCTAGACCTCCAGTGCAGGATTGTAGTTCATTTGACATTGTTAGAGCAACACAG TTTGGGGCATTGGATCGTGTCACAGAATTAGTGGAAGCTGGTGCTGATGTAAATCAACCAGATTCAGAAACTGTAACACTATTACATTGGGCTGCAATAAACAATAGAAAGGATATTGTGAAATATCTTATAGCAAAGGGAGCTGTTGTAGATGCAATTGGTGGAGAACTTGCTTCTACACCATTACATTGGGCTACAAg ACAAGGCCACTTGGCTACAGTTGTGTTATTGATGAGAGCGGGTGCAGATCCAACTCTCAGAGATTCAGAGGGATTCTCTTGTATTCATTTAGCAGCACAATTTGGTCATACCTCTATTGTTGCTTACTTAGTCGCGAAAGGAGTAAATCCAAATATGCCAGACAGAACTGCCATGACACCTCTCATGTGGAGTGCCTATAAAGTTAATAG TTTAGATCCAACACGCTTGTTGCTGACCTTGGGAGCGTCCCATTCGCTCGCGGATAATTTACACGGCAACACAGCTTTGCATTGGGCTATTATTGCTGAAAACAGTACAGCAATATTCACGTTAGTTAACCACGGCGCATCGCTAGATGTGCCGAATATGCGAGACGAGACAGCGATGACCTTGTTAGGTCGTCACATTGGAGCCGCCTGGTTGGGACACAAAATCAATcaggaaatcaaagaaaaacagGGCAGATCAAGAACGTGGTGTAGAGATAAA AGAATGCGTTGGTACTGTATGGTCAGTACGCcatttatagttttttatgCAATCGGAATGATTTTCCATAGCGGATTGGAATATCTAGAAAAAATTGGTGCctttattatactttatatGGCATTGTATTTAACAAATCATTTCGTGTTTGACGAACGATTGTGTCATATTTTACCGATGTCAATTTATCTGGCTACGAAG aTGTGGATATATGTTACATGGATATTCTGGTTAGGCTTACACGCTGCATGGTATTTGTGGTTATTACTGGTAGGAGGATCGGTACCATTGTGGATATGTTTCTTACAATCCTGGAGGGGCGATCCAGGTGTAATTACAGCTACGCACGAGGACAAGTTGAAT acGATTATAGAATTAGCAGAATCCGGAGGCTTCGAGCCGCAATCATTTTGCAGCAGTTGCTTGGTCAGAAGACCTTTGAGGTCCAAACACTGTTCTACGTGCGACCGCTGCGTAGCGCGATTCGATCATCACTGTCCTTGGGTCAATAATTGCATCG GTGCGCATAACCACAAGTACTTTCTGGTATTTTTAGTGTCGTTGTTAGGGCTctgtattgttattttatccGCTAGTGTACAGTATTGGCAGTTTGAATGTTGGACAAACTTAACAAATGGGCACACCGCTGACAATTATCTGGTCGCTGCAGCTACTTGCGACGCTTGGGTAATGTGGATCACGGCGAACACATCTCTGCATTTCTTTTGGGTTGGTATGCTACTCGCATGTCAGTGTTATCAG atCATGGTTCTCGGCATGACAACAAATGAACGCATGAATGCTGGACGCTACGCACATTTCAAGCAAGGGAACCCCTTCCATCGCGGTGCCCTTCAGAATATAGCCGATTTTTGCAATGTGAGCTTCTGTGGAGTGAAGGCAAAACCCAGCTCAGACTGGTTACACAGTTTCGACCATAAACAAAGCATCGAGAAGTTGCCCTTACTCGCTACAAAAGACAACTTCCAATATATATAG